Genomic DNA from Fimbriimonas ginsengisoli Gsoil 348:
GCCGCCAGCAGCGGGAACGCGCCCACCTCGCCGCCCTCGCCGGAATTCAGCGCGCAATCGCCGTTCTGGCGACCATCCCAGCGCCGGGCCAGTCCGGCCAAACGACGACTACGACCGGAAACACGACGAGCCAATCGGGAGCGATCACTCTCCAAGACGATTGGGCGACCCTCGGGCAGACCGGCAGCGAGAAATTCATTGTCGGAAACGCTTCGTTCCGGCTCCAGATCGTCGACGCCAGTTCGTTCGTGAACATCAACTCGGCCACCGAAGATCAATGGAACAAGCTCCCTTTAGCGCCCGAAGAAATAGCTTCGATCCTCGATTACCGAACAACTGGCTCCGCCGCACGTCCACTCGGAGCGAAAGACGATTACTACAATGCGCTTGCGGAGCCGTACAACGCCAAACTCGCCAATTTCGAGACGGTGGATGAGCTGCTCCAAGTAAAAGGGCTGACCGCCAAGATTCTTTACGAACTTAGAACCGACGTGCAGACCAGCAACCCGCTACCGACGGATATCAACGGCAACACCGTGCCCTTGGCCGATCTGCTCACCGCGGTTTCCTACTCCGCCCGCCTAAACCCGCAGGGTCAGGCGCTGATTAATGTCGGCGGCGCGGCCGGCGCCGCAAACCGGCGGCAACGCCTCCAAGCGCTTGGATTCAGCGCAAACTTT
This window encodes:
- a CDS encoding general secretion pathway protein GspK encodes the protein MKRRQRGSAFVVTLVILAGLVAVVASVANNQRVAFRSQISRQQRERAHLAALAGIQRAIAVLATIPAPGQSGQTTTTTGNTTSQSGAITLQDDWATLGQTGSEKFIVGNASFRLQIVDASSFVNINSATEDQWNKLPLAPEEIASILDYRTTGSAARPLGAKDDYYNALAEPYNAKLANFETVDELLQVKGLTAKILYELRTDVQTSNPLPTDINGNTVPLADLLTAVSYSARLNPQGQALINVGGAAGAANRRQRLQALGFSANFLNQIAPAQGPQPTFATVGAICARASSADDLAKVLDNLATDAQPRQLGRININTAPESVLQTVPGITPDLATAIVQRQTQGFASLGEVTQVPGITSQVLSQCADLLTASSQTFYVRIVGTSGQTSVAVLALIDVENGTPKLLMVQDQPFNDMITRWNWPTDTNVDTTLKEAA